Proteins encoded in a region of the Fimbriimonadia bacterium genome:
- a CDS encoding C40 family peptidase, with protein MRSRLRLLLILLGILTALGAWSQGRVAGYVAVVKKEGGIFAEKSSNSHKYFLAKPGMQLVVRVVEDPWAGVVMADGRLGWIKAAFVDVTDYVAYWPEQEPPRDQQQLASRKGDKVVEEARKYVGTPYVWGGNDLQGGVDCSGFVKKLYGQIGQNLPRTAAQQAKVGTPILRLEHLQPGDRLYFCDASRTRISHTGIYMGGGNFIHSARSKGGVSVDTLFDAKWRNKLVAARR; from the coding sequence ATGAGATCGAGATTGCGACTGCTGCTGATACTGCTGGGGATACTGACCGCGCTCGGCGCTTGGTCTCAGGGCCGAGTTGCCGGGTATGTCGCCGTCGTGAAGAAAGAAGGCGGCATCTTCGCCGAGAAGAGCTCCAACTCGCACAAGTACTTCCTGGCAAAGCCCGGTATGCAGCTAGTGGTTCGAGTGGTGGAAGACCCTTGGGCTGGCGTGGTGATGGCGGACGGCCGGCTCGGCTGGATCAAAGCCGCTTTCGTGGATGTCACCGACTATGTTGCTTACTGGCCCGAACAGGAGCCGCCACGCGATCAGCAGCAGCTCGCATCTCGCAAAGGCGACAAGGTAGTCGAGGAGGCCCGCAAGTACGTCGGCACACCCTACGTGTGGGGTGGTAACGATTTGCAGGGTGGTGTGGACTGCTCTGGCTTCGTGAAGAAGCTGTACGGGCAGATAGGTCAAAACCTACCACGCACCGCGGCACAGCAGGCCAAAGTGGGAACACCCATCTTGCGCCTCGAGCACCTGCAGCCCGGTGATCGCCTCTACTTCTGTGATGCCTCGCGAACGCGCATCTCGCATACAGGCATCTACATGGGTGGCGGAAACTTCATCCACTCTGCGCGCTCGAAGGGCGGCGTGTCGGTTGACACGCTCTTCGACGCGAAGTGGCGCAACAAGTTGGTAGCTGCCAGAAGATAG
- a CDS encoding Gfo/Idh/MocA family oxidoreductase — MAKKKIGIGIIGTGGIAVSTHMPGFSKLKDECEIVAVADVDEKAVRAAAEKFEVPNVYTDYKKLIANPAVDAVSICTPNYLHVDPAVAAFKAGKHVLCEKPLARNADEGRRMVKAARDAGKILQVALQWRFTSHAQYLKRFIEAGKLGPVYYARAQALRRRGIPSWGVFTDKEKQGGGPLIDIGVHILDLTLFLMGYPKAVSTLGKTFVKFGDKPNVVGLFGKWDYKNFTVEDFAVGYIRFENGAVVVLESSFCANIKNDVFATEILGEKAGVRLQPMDEPPLEVYTEADGALVDQRPVFLPKVNPYDAETAAFVEAIRKNKPSPVPGEQGLMLNAIFDALYKSSETGKEEPVDLRV; from the coding sequence GTGGCCAAGAAGAAGATCGGCATAGGCATCATCGGCACCGGAGGCATCGCCGTCTCGACGCACATGCCGGGTTTCAGCAAGCTTAAGGACGAGTGCGAGATCGTCGCCGTCGCCGACGTGGACGAGAAGGCCGTCCGAGCAGCGGCCGAGAAGTTCGAAGTCCCCAACGTCTACACCGACTACAAGAAGCTGATCGCAAATCCTGCCGTGGACGCGGTCAGCATCTGCACCCCCAACTACCTGCACGTAGACCCTGCGGTTGCTGCGTTCAAAGCCGGCAAGCACGTGCTGTGCGAGAAACCGCTTGCACGCAACGCGGACGAGGGTCGCAGGATGGTAAAAGCTGCACGAGACGCCGGCAAGATCTTGCAGGTCGCGCTCCAGTGGCGCTTCACCTCGCACGCGCAGTACCTGAAACGGTTCATCGAAGCGGGCAAGCTGGGCCCCGTGTACTACGCCCGTGCTCAGGCTCTCAGGCGTCGCGGCATCCCGAGTTGGGGTGTATTCACCGACAAGGAGAAGCAGGGCGGAGGGCCGCTGATTGACATCGGTGTGCACATTCTCGACCTCACCCTCTTCCTGATGGGCTACCCGAAGGCCGTGTCCACTTTGGGCAAGACCTTCGTAAAGTTCGGAGACAAGCCCAACGTCGTGGGCTTGTTCGGCAAGTGGGACTACAAAAACTTTACGGTCGAGGACTTCGCCGTCGGCTACATCCGATTCGAGAACGGCGCGGTGGTGGTGTTGGAAAGCAGCTTCTGCGCCAATATCAAGAATGACGTGTTCGCGACTGAGATCCTCGGAGAGAAGGCTGGGGTTCGCCTGCAGCCGATGGATGAGCCGCCACTGGAGGTCTATACCGAAGCGGACGGTGCTCTGGTGGACCAGAGACCGGTATTCTTGCCGAAGGTGAATCCCTACGATGCGGAAACCGCCGCGTTCGTGGAAGCGATAAGAAAGAACAAGCCCTCGCCCGTGCCGGGCGAGCAGGGGCTGATGCTGAACGCTATCTTCGATGCGCTGTACAAGAGCTCGGAGACTGGCAAGGAGGAGCCGGTAGACCTGCGAGTATAG